The Periplaneta americana isolate PAMFEO1 chromosome 16, P.americana_PAMFEO1_priV1, whole genome shotgun sequence genome segment TGAATGCGTATTCAAATGTAGGGAGCGCGAAAAACTCTTTCCACAGACGTCACAACTGAATAGCTTCACGCCGGAGTGTAAACGTGAATGCTTATCGAGGCATTTCGAGAGAGAAAAACCCTTTCCACAAACGTCACAACTGTATGGCATATCGCCAGCGTGATTATGTGAATGCAGATAGAGTTTATTCTTGCGTGCAAAACCctttccacacacatcgcaaCGAAAcggcttctcgcctgtgtgaacACGTGAATGCATTACAAGACATTGCGATtgagaaaaacactttccacagacgTCACAATTGAATGACTTCATGCCAGTGTGCAAGAGGGAATGCCTCTTTAGACTTGAAGAGCTTTTGTAACAGTTCCCACACAtgtcacaactgaatggcttctcaCCTGTATGTACGCGTGAATGCATATTCAAATGAGCGGAGCGCGAAAACCTCCTCCCACAGATGTCACAATTGAATGGCTTCTCACCTGTGTGTACGCGTGAATGCATATTCAAATGTACGGAGCGCAAAAAACTCTTTCCAcacacgtcacaactgaatggccTCTCGTTTGTGTGCACGCGTGAATGGTTTTTAAGAACATTTAAGGTTGAAAAGCACTTTCCACAAACGTCACAACTGAGTGGTTTCTCGCCTGAGTGAACACGTGAATGCTTTTCGAAATCTCCAGATTCGGAAAAACACTCCCCATACACATCGCAATTGAATTGCTTGTGGCATTTGTGTACGAAGTAATGGCCTTTGAGTCTTGCAAAGTCGAGAAAAGACATTCCGCAAACGTCACAATTGTATTTCTTGCCTTCCTCCTCTTCAGTAATATTTTCGTAGAACTTTGCAACTCCATTATTGCGGCTAACTGCAAGACTAACAAATTTATAAGTGTCATTAGTGGAAAGAATGTCTAATTACCATTAGGGAAATATATACCCTATAAGCAAAGTAATATAGGAGAAATTGATAATGGACTTTCATCTTCAGTTACTCCTGTATAGATTTTCTTTAAAAAgttaagtaataatagtaattataataatcataacagcaataattatagttattataataataacttatttaattgttaaaatttatgtgctggacaacaaaCATTGGCCAACAGAAGTCCAAGATAGTGAcacaatgaatataataaaattaacaactatgatccaaatttaataataataataataataataataataataataataataaatatagtacTAATGGTGGTACTGGTAGTAATAGTATCTGTAGTATTAtcagaaaaaatataataataataataataataataataataataataataataataaagatgttAACAATAGTACAGATCCTTGACGTTCTACACATCGAAAGGGGGATATACATTTAGcaaaataaattcagaaattcTGTGGGCATCTCAGACCCAGAAACTAGTATCCACTCAATCAGTAATACAACCCCTCCAGCTTCTATCAACAGAAATCATACGGTAAAATAATCATATTGCAACGATTCACAAGCCACTGCCAAATTCTTAGCAAATATAATGCATATAAACTAGCTAAAGAAAGTGTGGTCGAGCCATTAACGCAGGAGAAGGCGCATACTTGTTAAAACATGAAGTATATGTGATCAGATGGACCATGCTAGTGAAAATAGGGTACGAAGATCAACTTACTGACATTTGCAAAAGCATTTAGTTtcctgattttatttttattttatacatgccacgatttttaataatacaaccttgaaacattttattacattttcgcaTTGCATTTTTTCTCTTTCAAAAGTTAATTACAACATTAATTTTGCCTTTAATGCTATAATCTAAAATGCAGCGACAGAATGATTTAATTAAATCTCTAATACAAATAGGAAAACATCACACTCCcaatatgaaaagaaagaaacacagaAGACAAATTCAGCAGAaatgaatattacaatattatgctgaaaatatgttaagaaatatgttttaattttccCATCAACTCCAATTTAATTATACAGTACTAATGTCAACAGAActaatatatttacataaataatacagacgtggaaaaattattatactaaaacgttttcttagaaacataatacaattcgtcatatcaactatcagtataattcaaagagcctctattgttgtaaatatgaatgtttacatcttctggcaTATTTTTCCAACGGTTAAGTGCGTGCATATTTTGATTTGTGTCACTGTATCAAGAagtataagaaaattaattacactTTACATGATCGttactgtacaaaattgtatatattttagaCAAGTATACgctttaatttttttgttggaATGGAATAGCGAAAATCTTTAATAGACCTATTACTAACATTTCTActacaaacaaaaaaaatctttaaatgtttatttttgtccAAACACATCTGTttagatttaattatttatttaaatgaaatgtagtatttctgttttaaaaatattgtactttAATTAGGAAAAAAGTCATTAATTTGTTAGTAGTTACACTGTACTATACAGATTTATTTCTCATTGCCAAGTTATATTACGTGATTTCTGAATTTTTGTCTGATCCATTTGTTATACTGTATTGTGCACATttatacactgtgtccgggacaaaatttgcCGGTGAGAGGGTTTAATAACTCGcataataatggagataggaaaatgaaatttgcggaaaatgaaagagggacactttaagttttatgtgtgatgttggcaacatttggtctttgttgttgacattttattaataaaaaaaaacggttaagtatatttttttctggctatgttgttactactggtgttttaattatatactgcagaagatattctcccacggcctgcaagaagaccggacatgaacgaaattcaaAATCTGTGGTCTATACTGAAgaaaaaagtgaacaaaaagaggcttacaacaaaacatggactcattcaaacactgtctgatatctggctaaatgatgctgttattcaaagaaagtgtcaaactttggtttccagcatttcTGACAAAATCAATGTGTTAATAAACAATAAGGAAATgttaacaaaatattagtaacctcaagactcaattttctgttcattaaatcagtgcaaaatacatttttgttcattatttctgccgataaacacgcttcgttgcacatataattaatatagtgTAATGATTTGTCCATGTCTgtatatcaatattttatttataaagcaGAAACGCTCTTCTTATAAAACGCAAAATAAACTGTTATTTATATAACGTGAGAATTGTCCGACAACCCAGAAAGAACGAGCATTGAATTATAGGTGTACAACTTAAGTATTGAGAGTACACAAAATGTCAACAATGCTCTATTTAAGGTTATGATGGAGTGAGGAAGTCACACCTTCACAATGTTGATGGTTTAGTGCAACGCACACCTTACTGGGATACAGGGGAATGCATTTTTATGTAGAGACATACAGAGTGCATGTGGGCAAAAACACGGCGCTATAAAATGAGCAAGCATCTGTTCGAAATAAAGCACAACTTTGATTATTTCAGGTGCACAAATTCTCAACAAGGCACTAATTAAGGAAATCAAAGAGTGAGGAGGTCAGAGGATTCCTGCTGTTAAAATAGTGCAGATTTAAAACAAAGTGCGGTCTTTTCCCAGCTATGCACCTTCTCCTCGTTAAACCATTAAAAAAGCACACCACATTGTTCtaaaaaaagaaacagtaaacataaataataacgtaGTGGAACAAGGAATGCAGCATAAACGTCGGACGACTGTAGTCCTGAACACAGCAGAGTGATCAGAGAGAACAAGAGTTGCAACTTTCTGCCTCAGCACTGATCATCATTGCCTCGCGAAATATCTTCACCActttgaaataatgtcaaaacCAACCTGCATTTTTTGCAATTCCAAAGAAGACTCGGACAGACAACAACTCATCTACATACATGCCAAGACCAACAGAGCAACAAATGAGTTGAGATACTAGGAAGCGATGAGTAAAATAATGGGTGCAGTGGAACAATGATTCCTAAGCAATGTTCTCGCCATtagattaatagtaataataaaaaataacaacaataataataataataataataataataataataataataataacggtaataataataaaaataatgtatatatatcttcatttttgtatttattaaaatattaattgtacaaTTAGTCACCAAGTatcattgttgttgctgttgctgttgttgttttctaatgccaggcgtttgacaataaagtcatttgatctcttgcgctccaatatttttcaaagattttatcatGGCCAGAAACtgtagcacagattttgaggtgttccgaatccatttcctggtttgagttgcacagtgggcagtgaaaatggcaagttgtagctgatttaagtgaacaccatattttaacgttttggtggctatttCATTCACGCACAACCCGCAGattgtctggaggaccacacctggtGTTGGTCGACggatccattggacctagctgggagatcttgctCATCACCTGCtttcctccttaagccactggaggacgattttagtgccatagcaggtcagcactaggaacagaaaagtagaaagaggaggaaggaaagggaaatgaacccctaggcctcgaatgctctaatgctgtcggggtcgaagaaagtaagagttcagtcagacgACTAGATAGGAAAGgctaaagagggaattaggtattgaatagaggaaaattataacaaattcagtcattaactcatcaagctgaccagtgctaattgatgagtagcccctccctttagttcagcttgtaaaattatgcttactaacagctgcaccacaggaaggtaggaatgggacattgggtatttgtcaaggttggttccttaaagccttcaatgggaaggattaatggctctcccccctgtatccgacagatccCCTTTGGACCGACCAAGCATCGTAAGTGTGCTGGTGTAGTGATCACAAAGTATCAAAACTAAAACTAAATATATAGGTCTATCAGTGTGCATGTGCAGGCATTGGGCACAAAGTTTGTCAACGAACCAAAACTTTACGGATTGTGGCGAAGCAACTGCCATATTCTAAGACATATCCCTTACACGGAATAACTCACCACATGAGTTACTAAAGACCTACCCCCTGGGGAAGACCTTTGCTCTTAATGCGATGTAACAggctattcttatttttattatattaatgtgcTCATCAACAGGCATGGACCAATAATAGTCCAGCATAATACACACAAGAGTATTAcggaattaaaaattgaacagaattaaaatttattatattaatattaataataatattaataataataataataatgatgataccaataataataataataataataataataataataataataataataataataatatgaaatttctaAATCCAAAAATTGAAATCAACACAGATTTTCTAGTTTCTTTGTTAGACCTCAGGATCTGTGATGGACATCAGAGAGATGCATCAGAGCGAGCGTgggatatcgttatcagtccaggaaggcactgactgaatgaataacGATCACCTACGAATATatccgataaatcacgaagtaaagCAACACAACAAGTGATCGGGTCTGAGGACGAGCGCTTGGTGCTCATGAGTGCTCTTCTGGTAGCAGTAAGCCAGTACGCAGTAGGTGAATGTAGGCTTGTCTCATCAGTTcgtttcatcaaaacgaatgttgaagatgattcaatagtatcgacgtcgatctcaagcagaggctcggacaccatctctgttgatggtaaaagattacaagacacgatATCAaaggtatatgtatgtatttatttacactgcaagtgggcaagcacctggtggcagtggtatatacaatattaacaatacacaataaaattataaccaatacagaataaaatttacaatacacaatacaattttacaacacatatacaattttacacacaatacaataataatacacaatacaatttaacaaaataataataaaacataaaataaaatacctaattttacaatacaacctacataattatctataggtcctacataagtttcaatagtctttcactttactctcatctcattccctgtagtggcactatgacgcatttcactgacactttagcacacatttcactgacactctgtaacacatttcactgacactataaaacacatttcattgaagctataaattatcactgatcggaactgttcactgcactgtaaaaccataacttcactgactcacatcgcttcactgatacaacagttcaaataagtcaaataattacatccttatgcatacttataaacagaactacatttaaactaaacatttctagtctaaggccctcttacacgctagttttaaataatttacaattcaaaccaaggaagtaaactcgtcagcctagataaatacatgtcaccttaaaaaattaaatgttgaatgtcaccttaattttaattttcactttatatacaacttcttaaattattcttgaatctccttaaggaaggacagccctcaaagaccgctgcaagtaggtcattccaatcatttatagttctatttaaaaatgagaatttacctacatccgttttctgtttcctacaataccgaaaataaaattacatcagCAGCAGAGTcagctctgcttggactaaattcggagaagtaagggataagaataccttaaagtacacaggattgtccacacctgtggagtaacggtcagcgcgaaaccaggtggccgggttcgaatcccggtcggggcaagttacctggttgacttttttctggggttttccctcaacccaaaacgagcaaattttgggtaactttcggtgctggaccccagactcatttcaccggcattatcaccttcatatcattcaggcgctaaataacctaagcgttgtaaaataacctaataaaataaaaaaattaaaatattcccaAGTTAGTATGAGCAAAGTTCATATTACGTCTGAGATGGAACAAAATATATcactactaatttattattttgtatttcatacttcgatagatatttttagttatcacgtattaaatgtaatttcttggtattatatacattttatagtaatataatcaaacatttcatttgcatttacagtaattatcacgattaaatttgtgtgtcagtttATTTTTGAAGATAATTGTTAAACTGAGTAGGAAATAAAtattcgcgtaggcttccgcggctggtgaacatggtgtgtggataagcttcagggcttctaccgcattgtcttggtgttattggctgacgtcagccctgaagcttatccacacaccaggaattaaatatatttatacagaaaatcattttaggctgtttcaatctaaacaaagaaaaatgtgtaattaataaaatttccaCTAAAATACATAATTGTTGAgaacaatcgaatgatttctataatgattattccattgtaggagtaaatcattcgaatgcatgaatgaattgttcaataaaattGCAGTATATTGATTACTCATTCTATACGTAGGTCTATAGCCAGAgagcagcgctcttttttcttatcgccatgtaagtcaggtgtttaatttaatgaagatcatGGTCAGATTctggggctgttagaagagtcagtacgcaacacccacacagaacattcgaagcttatcattctattgttgcgtcatatgattctgaactcgaagctcttatcattctcttaaaatggaacatattctgttatgcgagtacatattttgtataactcCATACGACTTGTTGTGGTGGGCAGCAAAGTCAATGAATAATCGAGTGACACtgtgaatatttctattacttcgaatggttttgataatcaaataattcgaatgaattcattcgGTTTTTACCAATACTGTACTACATAGTACTATAGCAAACTGCTTCGCGTACAGTGGTTGAAACGAGCGCTCGTTTGACTGGGGAGCGATCTCCCGGGTGATCTCGAGCGAGCGGAGGCCAAACCAgagctcgagcgattacacacAAAGAGCATTTGGTAAAACCGATCTTagatatcgttaagcatcgctctcttgcaggtctctgatgGACATGCTGCAGAGAAGTAGGACTCACTTCCTTCAAGGCTATAATCAAATGTGTATTAGAACTGCCAGATGAGACCTGAGAAAACAACAGGAACTATATTTCCTGAGTACATTCCAGTAGTCAGTGAAAATGGTCAGTGAACTGTACTCCATTAAATGTGATATGTTGAAGGTAGGTCTATGCCTTAGCATTTTATTTGGCAGCAGCAACCTCAGCTCGACTATTTGGTAGTTGTAGGAGTGGTAAAGTACCGGTAAGTCAGCTATTCGTGATAGTGATAGGATATTATATCATTCATGTCATTTATGTCCGCAAGGTAAACTGCAGTTTCcagataaaaaaataatcactttgaaGCAACAAATCTTTTTATGTTGTCATTGTTTAAATAAAGCAGTAAACTATGGACTCATATATTTCTCTCACCTCTCTGTAAAGACTTCATTCTCTTCTGCTGTTACTTCCAGTTTGACCTCCTCCTTCACTAGATCCAGCTCACAAGACTTTTCCTGTAGGAGAAGTTCATGTAAAACAGTAACATAGGACAATAATACACGGAAATCAATGCATGGCAGTTTATATACTCAACAGATTTGAGTATAAATTCTACCAATGCAGTATACAATATAAGAATTGTTGGTAGAAACTTGATTTGGaaataaagacaaaatattaaaaacagaatTGATTGCATTTTTTATGATATATcgcgtatttaatacattt includes the following:
- the LOC138691517 gene encoding zinc finger protein 235-like isoform X3, which translates into the protein MDVIKLEPGSDPLGIEMSGIAHIEEKKPLSGDRNLLDLDVTKIETECIDHRYDVKSEMTFEETAAPIVFPVLKSEAEEKSCELDLVKEEVKLEVTAEENEVFTESLAVSRNNGVAKFYENITEEEEGKKYNCDVCGMSFLDFARLKGHYFVHKCHKQFNCDVYGECFSESGDFEKHSRVHSGEKPLSCDVCGKCFSTLNVLKNHSRVHTNERPFSCDVCGKSFLRSVHLNMHSRVHTGEKPFNCDICGRRFSRSAHLNMHSRVHTGEKPFSCDMCGNCYKSSSSLKRHSLLHTGMKSFNCDVCGKCFSQSQCLVMHSRVHTGEKPFRCDVCGKGFARKNKLYLHSHNHAGDMPYSCDVCGKGFSLSKCLDKHSRLHSGVKLFSCDVCGKSFSRSLHLNTHSRVHTGEKPFCCDVCGNCYKSSSNLKRHSVVHTGMKPFICDVCGKCFLRSESLVMHSRVHIE